One Capra hircus breed San Clemente chromosome 29, ASM170441v1, whole genome shotgun sequence genomic region harbors:
- the RAD9A gene encoding cell cycle checkpoint control protein RAD9A isoform X1 produces the protein MKCLVTGSNVKVLGKAVHSLSRIGDELYLEPLEDGLSLRTVNSSRSAYACFLFAPLFFQQYQAATPGQDQLRCKILMKSFLSVFRSLAMLEKTVEKCCISLNDRSSRLVVQLHCKYGVRKTHNLSFQDCESLQAIFDPALCPHVLRAPARVLVEAVLPFPPALAEVTLGIGRGRRVILRSYQEEEADSAIKAMVTEMSIGEEDFQQLQAQEGVAITFCLKEFRVRFLLCAHRPVHLSSLPSLHALLLPSQGLLSFAESANLSLSIHFDAPGRPAIFAIEDSLLDGHFVLATLSELDSHPQTLHAQEEFQRPEPQLQAHSTPHVDLDDFAVDDMDSYMIAMETTMGSEGSRALPSISLSPGLQRPCSSSPHSEEEDDDMEPSTVPGTPPPKKFRSLFFGSILAPAHSPQGPSPVLAEDSEGEG, from the exons ATGAAGTGTCTTGTCACGGGCAGCAACGTGAAGG TGCTCGGCAAGGCCGTCCACTCCCTGTCCCGCATCGGGGACGAACTCTACCTGGAGCCCCTGGAAGACGGG CTCTCCCTCCGGACCGTGAACTCCTCCCGCTCGGCCTACGCCTGCTTCCTCTTTGCCCCCCTCTTCTTCCAGCAGTACCAGGCTGCCACCCCTGGGCAGGACCAGCTGCGCTGTAAGATCCTGATGAAG TCCTTCCTGTCTGTCTTCCGCTCGCTGgcaatgctggaaaagactgtggaGAAATGCTGCATTTCCCTGAATGACAGGAGCAGCCGCCTGGTAGTTCAGCTGCACTGCAAATATG GGGTGAGGAAGACTCACAACCTGTCCTTCCAGGACTGCGAGTCCCTGCAGGCCATCTTCGACCCAGCCTTGTGTCCCCATGTGCTCCGTGCCCCAGCCAG GGTCCTGGTGGAGGCTGTTCTGCCTTTCCCCCCTGCGCTGGCTGAAGTGACGCTGGGCATCGGCCGTGGCCGCAGGGTCATCCTGCGTAGCTACCAAGAGGAGGAGGCAG ACAGCGCCATCAAAGCCATGGTGACAGAGATGAGCATTGGAGAGGAGGATTTCCAGCAGTTGCAGGCCCAGGAAGGGGTGGCCATCACTTTCTGCCTCAAGGAATTCCGGGTGAGGTTCCTGCTGTGCGCTCACCGCCCCGTCCacctctcctccctgcccagcctccaTGCTCTGCTTCTCCCTTCCCAGGGGCTCCTGAGCTTTGCAGAGTCAGCCAACTTGTCCCTCAGCATTCACTTTGATGCCCCGGGCAG GCCAGCCATCTTTGCCATCGAGGACTCTCTGCTGGACGGCCACTTTGTCCTGGCCACACTCTCAGAGCTGGACTCGCACCCCCAGACCCTGCATGCCCAAGAGGAGTTCCAGCGGCCAGAGCCCCAGCTTCAGGCTCACAG CACGCCCCACGTAGACCTGGATGACTTTGCTGTCGATGACATGGACTCTTACATGATCGCCATGGAAACCACCATGGGCAGTGAGGGCTCTCGGGCACTGCCCTCCATCTCCCTTTCACCTGGCCTCCAGCGCCCCTGTAGCTCCAGCCCCCACTCAGAGGAGGAAGATGACGACATggagcccagcacagtgcctgggacTCCCCCACCTAAGAAG TTCCGCTCGCtgttctttggctccatcctggCCCCTGCACACTCTCCCCAGGGCCCCAGCCCTGTGCTGGCTGAAGACAGTGAGGGCGAAGGCTAA
- the RAD9A gene encoding cell cycle checkpoint control protein RAD9A isoform X2, whose amino-acid sequence MKCLVTGSNVKVLGKAVHSLSRIGDELYLEPLEDGLSLRTVNSSRSAYACFLFAPLFFQQYQAATPGQDQLRCKILMKSFLSVFRSLAMLEKTVEKCCISLNDRSSRLVVQLHCKYGVRKTHNLSFQDCESLQAIFDPALCPHVLRAPARVLVEAVLPFPPALAEVTLGIGRGRRVILRSYQEEEADSAIKAMVTEMSIGEEDFQQLQAQEGVAITFCLKEFRGLLSFAESANLSLSIHFDAPGRPAIFAIEDSLLDGHFVLATLSELDSHPQTLHAQEEFQRPEPQLQAHSTPHVDLDDFAVDDMDSYMIAMETTMGSEGSRALPSISLSPGLQRPCSSSPHSEEEDDDMEPSTVPGTPPPKKFRSLFFGSILAPAHSPQGPSPVLAEDSEGEG is encoded by the exons ATGAAGTGTCTTGTCACGGGCAGCAACGTGAAGG TGCTCGGCAAGGCCGTCCACTCCCTGTCCCGCATCGGGGACGAACTCTACCTGGAGCCCCTGGAAGACGGG CTCTCCCTCCGGACCGTGAACTCCTCCCGCTCGGCCTACGCCTGCTTCCTCTTTGCCCCCCTCTTCTTCCAGCAGTACCAGGCTGCCACCCCTGGGCAGGACCAGCTGCGCTGTAAGATCCTGATGAAG TCCTTCCTGTCTGTCTTCCGCTCGCTGgcaatgctggaaaagactgtggaGAAATGCTGCATTTCCCTGAATGACAGGAGCAGCCGCCTGGTAGTTCAGCTGCACTGCAAATATG GGGTGAGGAAGACTCACAACCTGTCCTTCCAGGACTGCGAGTCCCTGCAGGCCATCTTCGACCCAGCCTTGTGTCCCCATGTGCTCCGTGCCCCAGCCAG GGTCCTGGTGGAGGCTGTTCTGCCTTTCCCCCCTGCGCTGGCTGAAGTGACGCTGGGCATCGGCCGTGGCCGCAGGGTCATCCTGCGTAGCTACCAAGAGGAGGAGGCAG ACAGCGCCATCAAAGCCATGGTGACAGAGATGAGCATTGGAGAGGAGGATTTCCAGCAGTTGCAGGCCCAGGAAGGGGTGGCCATCACTTTCTGCCTCAAGGAATTCCGG GGGCTCCTGAGCTTTGCAGAGTCAGCCAACTTGTCCCTCAGCATTCACTTTGATGCCCCGGGCAG GCCAGCCATCTTTGCCATCGAGGACTCTCTGCTGGACGGCCACTTTGTCCTGGCCACACTCTCAGAGCTGGACTCGCACCCCCAGACCCTGCATGCCCAAGAGGAGTTCCAGCGGCCAGAGCCCCAGCTTCAGGCTCACAG CACGCCCCACGTAGACCTGGATGACTTTGCTGTCGATGACATGGACTCTTACATGATCGCCATGGAAACCACCATGGGCAGTGAGGGCTCTCGGGCACTGCCCTCCATCTCCCTTTCACCTGGCCTCCAGCGCCCCTGTAGCTCCAGCCCCCACTCAGAGGAGGAAGATGACGACATggagcccagcacagtgcctgggacTCCCCCACCTAAGAAG TTCCGCTCGCtgttctttggctccatcctggCCCCTGCACACTCTCCCCAGGGCCCCAGCCCTGTGCTGGCTGAAGACAGTGAGGGCGAAGGCTAA
- the PPP1CA gene encoding serine/threonine-protein phosphatase PP1-alpha catalytic subunit yields the protein MSDSEKLNLDSIIGRLLEVQGSRPGKNVQLTENEIRGLCLKSREIFLSQPILLELEAPLKICGDIHGQYYDLLRLFEYGGFPPESNYLFLGDYVDRGKQSLETICLLLAYKIKYPENFFLLRGNHECASINRIYGFYDECKRRYNIKLWKTFTDCFNCLPIAAIVDEKIFCCHGGLSPDLQSMEQIRRIMRPTDVPDQGLLCDLLWSDPDKDVQGWGENDRGVSFTFGAEVVAKFLHKHDLDLICRAHQVVEDGYEFFAKRQLVTLFSAPNYCGEFDNAGAMMSVDETLMCSFQILKPADKNKGKYGQFSGLNPGGRPITPPRNSAKAKK from the exons ATGTCCGACAGCGAGAAGCTCAACCTGGACTCTATAATCGGACGCCTGCTGGAAG TGCAGGGCTCCAGGCCTGGAAAGAATGTACAGCTGACAGAGAACGAGATCCGTGGTCTGTGCCTCAAATCCCGGGAGATTTTCCTGAGCCAGCCCATTCTTCTGGAGCTGGAGGCACCCCTCAAGATCTGCG GTGACATTCACGGCCAGTACTATGACCTTCTGCGGCTGTTTGAGTACGGCGGCTTCCCTCCAGAGAGTAACTACCTGTTCCTGGGGGACTACGTGGACAGGGGCAAGCAGTCTTTGGAGACCATCTGCCTGCTGCTGGCCTATAAGATCAAGTACCCGGAGAACTTCTTCCTGCTCCGTGGGAACCACGAGTGTGCCAGTATCAACCGCATCTATGGCTTCTATGATGAGT GCAAGAGACGCTACAACATCAAACTGTGGAAGACCTTCACTGATTGCTTCAACTGCCTGCCCATCGCTGCCATCGTGGACGAGAAGATCTTCTGTTGCCATGGAG GCCTGTCCCcagacctacagtccatggagcagaTCCGGCGCATCATGCGGCCCACAGATGTGCCTGACCAGGGCCTGCTCTGTGACCTGCTGTGGTCTGACCCTGACAAGGACGTGCAGGGCTGGGGCGAGAATGACCGCGGCGTCTCCTTTACCTTTGGAGCTGAGGTGGTGGCCAAGTTCCTGCACAAGCATGACCTGGACCTCATCTGCCGGGCACACCAG GTAGTAGAAGATGGCTACGAGTTCTTTGCCAAGCGGCAGCTGGTGACACTCTTCTCAGCCCCCAACTACTGCGGCGAGTTTGACAATGCAGGTGCCATGATGAGCGTGGACGAGACACTCATGTGCTCCTTCCAG ATCCTCAAGCCCGCCGACAAGAACAAGGGGAAATACGGGCAGTTCAGTGGCCTGAACCCTGGAGGCCGGCCCATCACCCCACCCCGCAACTCCGCCAAAGCCAAGAAATAG
- the POLR2L gene encoding DNA-directed RNA polymerases I, II, and III subunit RPABC5 has product MIIPVRCFTCGKIVGNKWEAYLGLLQAEYTEGDALDALGLKRYCCRRMLLAHVDLIEKLLNYAPLEK; this is encoded by the exons ATGATCATCCCCGTTCGCTGCTTCACGTGTGGCAAGATCGTCGGCAACAAGTGGGAGGCCTACCTGGGCCTGCTGCAGGCCGAGTACACCGAGGG GGATGCCCTGGACGCGCTGGGCCTGAAGCGCTACTGCTGCCGCCGCATGCTGCTTGCCCACGTGGACCTGATCGAGAAGCTGCTCAACTAcgctcccctggagaagtga